From the genome of Lycorma delicatula isolate Av1 chromosome 11, ASM4794821v1, whole genome shotgun sequence, one region includes:
- the LOC142332337 gene encoding uncharacterized protein LOC142332337, translating to MLLFIKFYFCILVIIATLKIFECRSTNEQRINEENDIDLQKTNDNNINKEENEIYSSFGIEKLMKNAGLFEQLLELTDIDKVESKLSNDCNENGFNLLGNHFENCINLTLDAAVIEKITLEIINYRHVLANLSYSIYFNLTECKISSAIEEALCLAYSIRDNIPLLKESLDIGIDLFENLDSNVKHVFSDFKKCIFGGSKMDIMETANKECSNNFNLINLLLDYNTGNELNSK from the exons atgttactttttattaaattttatttttgtattcttgttATTATTGCAACATTAAAg atTTTTGAATGCCGTTCGACAAATGAACAACGAATCAACGAAGAAAATGATATTGAtctacaaaaaacaaatgataataatattaataaagaagaaaatgaaatttattcatcatttggaatagaaaaattaatgaaaaatgctgGATTATTTGAACAATTATTGGAACTAACGGATATAGATAAAGTAGAAAGTAAATTGTCAAACGATTGCaatgaaaatggttttaatttattaggaaatcattttgaaaattgtattaatttaacattagatGCTgctgttattgaaaaaattactttagaaattattaattatagacaTGTACTTGCAAATCTCagttatagtatatattttaatcttactgaATGTAAAATATCTTCAGCTATTGAGGAAGCCTTGTGTTTAGCTTATTCAATAAGAGATAACATCCCGTTATTAAAAGAATCTTTAGATATTGGAATCGACTTATTCGAAAATTTAGATTCTAATGTGAAACAtgtttttagtgattttaaaaaatgtatatttggaGGTAGTAAAATGGATATTATGGAAACTGCTAATAAAGaatgctcaaataattttaatttaattaatcttttattagatTACAATACTGGTAATGAattgaattcaaaataa